ATGGCGCTCCACGAAAGGCACAACGAAACGCGCCTCCAAGCCGGGCGCCGGGTGCGGACGCCTAAGAGACAGTGCGGTGTAGAGCGCTAGCGAGCGAGACGTGTCCGCCCTGGTCAGGCGATAGAGCGCATTGAGCAGGTCATGCGGCTTGCCAAGCCCCAAGGGGGCCGCCACGCGCAAGTCCGGACCAATCCTCTCGGCGATCTGTTGTGCGCATGCTTCGGTGTCGGTATGACATTGCTCTGGCGACATGGATCCACATGGCAGGGGCGATATTGCGTATTGGTGACACGCCTGAAGTGAATACGGCTTGAAGAAGCCCCGAACCCATGTCCTACACTCAGCCCATGAGCCACCATGCCGCCCCCGTCCATGCCCGCTTGCTCGCCGAACAGGCATTGAGTCGAGCCGCGGGCGCGCCCCTGTTGACGGGCAATCGCGCCGAACTGCTGATCGATGCCGCCGCGCACTACGACGCGTGGCTGACCGCGATCCGTGGAGCAAAGGAGCGCGTGCTGCTGGAGAACTACATCATCCGCGATGACGCTATCGGCCAGGCTTTTCGCGAGGCCCTGGTCGAATGCGCAAAACGCGGCGTGTTCGTGGCCGTAGTCTACGACTGGCTAGGCTGCAAGGGACAGTCGCGGGATCGTTTCTGGGCGCCGTTGCGTGCCGCTGGCGGCCAGGTGCGCGCATTCAACCCGCCCCAGTTCGGGCAGCCGTTCGGCTGGATAAGCCGCGACCACCGCAAGCTGCTGGTGGTCGACGGCACGCAAGGGTTTCTCTCCGGCGTATGCATCAGCGAGAAGTGGCTGGGCGATCCCGCCAAGAGCATTGCCCCATGGCGCGACACCGGAGTCGCCTTGCTCGGCCCCGCAGTGGCTGAGCTGGAACATGCCTTCGCCGAAAGTTGGGCCAACATCGGCACGCCGCTCTCACCGTTTGCCGCGGCAGCGGGCGACGACACCGGCAACGTGGCGCTACGGGTGATCGCCACACAGCCGGCCACCGCCGGCATGTACCGCCTGGATCAGCTCATCGCCGCCATGGCACGCAAGACGCTATGGCTCACCGATGCGTACTTCATCGGCGTAGCCCCTTACGTGCAGGCGTTGGCCGCAGCGGCGCGCGACGGCGTGGATGTCCGCCTGCTGGTACCCGGCAGCAGCGACATCCCGGTCGTGGCTGGCATGTCACGCGCGGGTTACCGCCCCCTACTCAAGGCGGGCATCCGCGTGTTCGAGTGGAACGGCTCCATGCTGCACGCCAAAACCGCCGTCGCGGATGGGTTGTGGGCACGCGTGGGCTCCTCCAACCTCAACCTCGCCAGTTGGCTGAGCAATCGCGAGATCGATGTGGCGGTCGAAGACACCGGCTTTGCGCAACAGCTCGCCGAGCAATACGAGCGCGACCTGGAAAACGCCACGGAGATCGTGCTTGCGCCGGGACGCTGGCGCCGCCATGCCGACCACGTGCAAACCAGTGCTGACCGACCGCCTCGCACCCGCCACGTAGGCGGCAGCTCCGGACGCGCCGCGGCCGGTGCGCTGCGTATCGCCAACACCATGGGCGCAGCTCTCACCGATCGACGCGTGCTGGGCGATACCGCGACAGGGCCGCTGTTGACCGGCGCTATCGTGCTGAGCCTGCTGGCGGTCGTGGCCGTTTTTTGGCCTGCGGTCATCGGCTGGCCCCTGGCCATACTGGCGGCCTGGCTCGCCATGAACTTCGGCGCCAGGGCATGGCGTCTGCGCAGGCGCTTCAAGCGGCGCGCCGCTGAACTCGACGATGCAGGGTAGCTGCCAACACCCAATGAATACAGTGAGATAGGCGCTATGCCTTAGGCCGCGACTGCGCTTGATGGGGCAAGCGAATGTAATCCCTGCATTCCCCATGCTAGGCTCGCCCCTTCATGCGCTCGTCCGACGACTACAGCCCCGACCAGGCCGGCCCGCCGCCGCGCCAGATCCTGACGCCCAGTTCGCTCAACCGACTGGTGCGGGATCTGCTGGAAGACGCACTGCCGCTGATCTGGATTGAAGGCGAGCTGTCGAACGTTGCTCGGCCAGCTTCAGGGCATCTGTATTTCACCCTGAAAGACGCCAACGCCCAGGTGCGTTGCGCCATGTTTCGCCCCAAGACCACCTGGCTGAAATTCCGCCCCGGCGACGGCATGCATGTACTGGTGCGAGCCCGCGTGGGGCTGTACGAGCCACGCGGCGAATTCCAGTTGGTCGCCGAGCATATGGAGCCGGCTGGCGAAGGCGCCCTGCAACGCGAGTTTGAACAACTCAAGGCGCGCCTGGATGCGGAGGGGCTGTTCGATCCCGCCCGCAAGCGCGCCCTGCCCCGCTATGCGCGACGCATCGGCGTCATTACCTCAGCCACCGGCGCGGCTATTCGCGACGTGCTCAGCGTGATGTCCCGCCGCTGGCCGCTCGCCGACGTGGAGGTGCTGCCGGTCCCCGTGCAAGGTCGCGAGGCGCCGCCGGCGATCGTGCAGATGCTGCGCCGGGCATCGGCGAGCGGACGCTACGACGTACTGCTACTGACGCGCGGCGGCGGATCGCTGGAAGACCTCTGGGCCTTCAACGATGAGCACGTCGCCCGGGCCATCCACGCCAGCGCAGTGCCCGTGGTGTCCGCCGTGGGTCACGAAATCGACTTCAGCATTGCCGACTTCGTGGCCGACCTGCGCGCGCCCACACCATCCGCCGCCGCTGAACTGCTGGTGCCGGATGCCCATGCATTGCAACGTCACCTGCACCAGTTGCAACAACGACTGGTGACGCTGGAACAACGACGACTGCAATCGCGCAGCCAACGCGTGGACCATCTTTTCGCGCGCCTGCAAGCCCAGCGACCGCAAGCACGACTGGCCCGCGACCGCGAACGCCTGACCCACTTGCATCGGCGCCTGCTGGGCGTGCAACGCGAGCAGGCGCAGATTCGTCGAAGCCAGTTGGAGCGCACGCACGCGAAGCTTCTCGCGCAGCATCCGAAGCTACGGCTGACGCTGTTACAGCGGCGCTCGGCCGAATTGATGCAACGCCTGCGTCATGCCATCGAGCGCAAGATGGAGCGCGATCAGCTCATGCTCCGACAGACGGGGCGTGCATTGCATACCATCAGCCCACTGGCCACGCTGGAGCGCGGTTACTCCATCCTTTTCGACAAGGACGGCAAAGTGCTGCGGTCGGCCACTGGCATCAACGAAGGCACACCCGTGCGAGCACGACTCGCCGATGGCGAGCTGCCACTAGTGGTCACCAAGAAGGACGCCTAGCGTCCCGTCACGCCTCACGCGCCCTGAACGATCCATATCGCATCCTTCGCGCTTCAATGCGAGGAGCGAGGCATGAAGGCAGCGCAACTGTTCGTGAAAGCACTGGAAGCCGAAGGCGTGCACAGCATCTTCGGCGTACCCGGCGAAGAGAACCTGGATTTCGTCGAAGCATTGCGCGAATCCTCCATCCGTCTCATCGTCACCCGTCACGAGCAGGCCGCGGGCTTCATGGCCGCCACGTGGGGACGACTCACCGGCGAAGCCGGCGTTGCCCTGTCCACCCTTGGCCCCGGCGCCACCAACCTGGTGACCGCGGCAGCGTATGCACAGCTGGGCGCCATGCCCATGCTGATGATCACCGGCCAGAAGCCGATCCGTGAGCACAAGCAGGGTCTGTTCCAACTGGTCGACGTGGTCGACATGATGCAGCCGCTGACCAAGTACACGCGGCAGATCGTGTCCGCCCCGACCATTCCGGCGCGCGTGCGTGAAGCCTTTCGCCGCGCCGAAGAAGAACGCCCCGGCGCCGTACATCTGGAGCTTCCCGAAGATATCGCCCGCGACACAGTCGACGAGGCCATCCTGCTTCCCACCGAATACGCCCGCCGCCCCGCGCCCGACGATGCGGCACTGGTGCAGGCCGCCGAAGCAATCACCCGCGCGAAGCATCCCATCCTGATGATCGGCGCTGCCGCAAACCGGCAGCGGACCACCGTCGCCTTGCGCGACTTCGTCGACAAGCTGGGCATTCCGTTCTTCACCACACAGATGGGCAAGGGCGTGATCGACGAAGATCACCCGTTGTGGCTGGGCAATGCCGCGCTATCGGATGGCGACTTCGTGCATCGCGCCATCGATGCCGCCGACGTGATCATCAACGCCGGCCATGACGTGGTGGAAAAGCCGCCGTTCCTCATGCGCAAGGGCCGACGCACAGTGATCCACATCAACTTCTCCAGCGCGGAAGTGGATGCGGTGTACTTCCCGCAGATCGAAGTCGTCGGCGACATCGCCCACACCATCGAACGCCTTACCGACGCACTGCAGCCGCAGGAGCATTGGAACTTCGATTACTTCAATCGCGTGCGAAACGCTTTCCACAAACAGCTGCAGGACCACGCGCGCGACGACCGCTTCCCCATGCACCCGGTGCGCATCGTTGACGACACGCGCCGCTTTATGCCCGACGACGGCATGCTGTGTCTGGACAACGGCATGTACAAGATCTGGTACGCGCGCTATTACCGCGCACGTCAACCCAACACTATTCTGCTCGACAACGCACTGGCCACCATGGGTGCCGGCCTGCCCTCGGCCATGGCCGCAAAAATGGTGTACCCGGAGCGCAAGGTGCTCGCCATCTGCGGCGACGGCGGCTTCATGATGAACGCACAGGAGCTGGAAACCGCAGTGCGCTTGAAGCTCGACCTGGTGATTCTGCTGGTGCGCGACGATGCCTACGGAATGATCCGCTGGAAGCAGGCGGAGATGGGTTATCCCGATTACGGCATGCTGTTTGGCAACCCCGACTTTGTCCTCTTTGCCGAAGCCCACGGCGCGCATGGGCATCGCCCCGCGAGCGCCGACGAATTCCTGCCAACGCTGGAGCGCGCTTTCAACGCGGGCGGCGTGCACCTTATCGACCTTGCGATCGACTACTCGGACAATCACCGCATTCTCAACGAAGAAATCCCGCGGCTCAGTGCAGCCGTCTGAGCTAACGTGCCGGAGTCACCCATGCTTGCCAAGCGTTACCCCTATTACCTCGCCAACCAGCCGCAGACGTCCAAGGAAACGATGGACGTCCTGGACAAGTACAGCGGCAAGGTCGCCACCAAGGTGGCCGTGCCCGATGCCAAGGCCGTCGAGAAGGCCATTGCCGCCGCAGTAAAGGCGACAATCCCCATGCGCGAATTCAAGCCCTGGGCCCGACAGGAGGTATTGCAGCATTGCGTGCAACGCTTCAAAGAGCGCCGCGAGGAACTGGCCTATGCACTGTGCGTCGAAGCAGGCAAGCCGATCAAAGATTCCGACGGTGAAGTCACGCGCCTGATCGAGACCTTCTCCATTGCGGCGGAAGAAGCCGTACGCATCAACGGCGAAACGATCAATCTCGATATCGCCAAACGCCTCGACGGCTACCACGGTTACACCAAGCGCGTGCCGCTGGGCCCGGTGTCGTTCATCACACCGTTCAATTTTCCGTTGAACCTGGTGGCGCACAAGGTTGCGCCCGCTATCGCCGCCGGATGTCCGTTCGTGCTGAAGCCAGCGGAGCGCACGCCCATCGGAGCACTCATCATTGGCGAGGTGCTGGCGGAAACCGATCTGCCCAAAGGCGCGTTCTCCATCCTCAACCTGGATGGCAAGCATGCCGGCCCACTGGTGGAAGATCCGCGCTTCAAGCTGCTCTCCTTCACCGGCAGCCAGATCGGCTGGGATTTGAAGGCGCGCGCCGGCCACAAGAAGGTGACGCTGGAGCTCGGCGGCAACGCCGCGTGCATCATCGACGCCGACCAGGGGCCGCATCTCGATCATGTGATCGACCGCCTCGTATTTGGCGCGTTCTATCAATCCGGCCAGAGCTGCATCAGCGTGCAGCGCATCTACGTGCACGAATCGCTGTATGACGAACTGAAGAAGCGGCTGGTTGCGGCCGTGAAGAAGCTCAAGGCCGGCGACCCGAAGAAGAAGGACACCTTCCTCGGCCCGATGATCGACGAGGCCGCCGCCGAACGCCTGCACGGCTGGATCGAGGAAGCACGCAAGGGTGGCGGCAACGTGCTGTGCGGTGGCAAACGCAAAGCCGCCATGCTGGAAGCCACGTTGATGGAGAACGTACCCACCAGCGCCAAGGCACATCGCATGGAAGCCTTCGGCCCGTTCGCCCTGCTCACACCGTTCCGCAACTTCGACGAAGTCGTGGCCATGGTCAACGACTCCGACTATGGCCTGCAGGCCGGCATCTTCACCGACAGCCTCTCCAACGCCATGCGTGCGTGGAATGAGCTGGACCAGGGCGGCGTAGTGGTCAATGACGTGCCCAGCTTCCGTGTCGACAACATGCCCTACGGCGGCGTGAAGCTCTCCGGCATCGGCCGCGAAGGTGTGCGCTGGGCCATCGAGGACATGACCGAGCTACGTCTCATGGTGATGCGCGAGCGCTGATTTCGACAATCGACTCCATGGGAATCACCCATGGAGTCAGGCTTTCAAGTGAATCGGCTCGTCAGTCGGTCATCATGTCGGGATCACCCTCAGGCAAGATTCCGTCATGACTGGTGCGGTCACCTTGGCGAGCCACACCTCGGCCATTGAGCGTGAAGTCCGTGGACCCCGTGGTGATCGTGGCGCCGCAGCTCGTCGTATCGCCGATACGTGCGATGGCGCGGCCATCGCTGGTGGCCTCGGGGTCACCACTGGCCACTGTACCGGTGCCGTGCATAGGGCATTCGTGGCGATGGCCAACTAAAACAATGGCGCGCATGGCGTGATTCCTCTATGAAATGTGCATGTCATGTGGGGCGTAGCCCATGGTGGGTGTCACGGCGTTATCGCCAACCGCCCGGCGGAAACATGTCCTGCACGCCGTACCCTTTCATGTTGACTTCCTGCTGCATCGCCTTGGCCTTTTCCTCGTAGGAGTCGGGATCGGGCGGCTCTATCGCCAGCGTCAAAGCCTGATTGTCGCCCGTCCAAAAACGGCGATAGCGCAGGTAACCCTCTAGCAGAAGATACGGTGAGACCACCTTCGCGTGGACGGCCTGGTTCACCCTGTCCCACGGTCGGAAGCCCGCGACCGAGTCGTGCAGGTACGTGCTAAATAGCTGCGCTTCCGCATCGCTCACGGCGGGGTAAGCGCGTATGCGTTGCAGCACCTCACGCGCCTCGGGCGCCAGACGGCGCACGGTGCCCAGGTCGTTATGCACAAACATGCCCCACGGTGAGGACGCCGTGCGGGCCATTGCATACATCTGTTTCCAAATACTGTTGGTGTTATCCAGTGCCGCGATATCGTTACGCAACAGCGCGTTCGCACCCTCCAGGGCGTCGATATCTTCCGCGTTGGCACGTCGCCGCCACGGCAGTTGTGCGTACCGGTCGCGCACCTGATAACGCCACGCCAAGTAGGCCAACAGCCAATTGCCCATCTGGCGTGCCTCGCCGCTGAAGGTGCCGTGAAAGTTTTGGTAGGCCGCCTTGATCTTGTCGTGCACTAAAAAGGGGTTATAGGCGCTGGTTTGTGAAACTGCGTTACTAGTATCCATGGGTGACCCCGCCGCCTGTGCCGCTCTCAGCATGATCGACAACGACACCTGCGACAGCTTCTCGCTATCCCGTTCGTCTAAGCTGCCTTGGAGCGTGCCGCGCCCCTGGTCGTCCGGCGCGTAGCCCCCGCCCACATCCGAATGCATGCCGGGGAATGCAAACTCTTGGCAGTTGGCGGGCAGACCCCCACCGGTGCGCAACAGCTCCACCGGAAACGCGGCGCGGTTCTCATGCATGGCCGCCAAGTGCAGGCAGTTTTTCACCGCCGCCGGCATGCGCAGCCACTGCGGTTGCGCCCATGACATATGGCCGTTGGTCAGGTTATACGTGCTGGCCGGTGCATTCGGCACGCCCACGGAGGCCACCGTATCAAACAAGCCCACAAAGCGAATCGTCAACGGCAAGCCACACAGCATGCCGTTCGCGGCCAGCTCGCACAGCCATGCTACGAACACGTGCGCTTGCGCGGAGCCGCGCGAAAACCCGTACACCTCTAGCAAAATCTCTACCGGCTTGGGCCGCGGCGAGAGCGCAATCATCTGCTCGATGCGGCGCATCTGTACCTGATAGAAACTGGTCGCCCGCTCGCGGTTCGTGCTCAGGCCATCCATCAGCAAACCGCCCACCATGGAGCGCTTCACCCCCCCGAAGCGCGTCCTCGTCATCGGGGCCGGCATACGGTGACCATTCCTCGTGTACCGCCGGCCCCAACCCGGGCACGATCAATGACGGGTTGCTCGTCCGGACGTCCGCCAAGCCCGGCGACAATCCCCGGGAACCGTTGCGGCACAGCGCCTTAATGGTCTTCTCATCGAACACGGTCGCCAATTGTCCCGGCGAGGCGGCGCGCACCACCGTATTCAATAGCTGCAGCAGCGCCAGATGTATGCGCCCCTCGCCGCCCTGGCCCGCAGCGTTGCCTAACGCCGTTGCGGTGTTCTCGCCGATGGCGCGGCAGGGAGTGCCTAGCCCTTCGACATAGATACGGTAATAGCCCTGCTCGGGTTTATCGGGAAAAGCCGCGTGCAGGCGGGCCACGTTGCTTTGCTTGCGCCGAACAAGCTGTGAGCCTGCCTTGCCTCCCTCGTCGTCGTCTTTATTGTTGCCGGTGCCATCCATGAAGACAGCAATATTCAACGGCACCTCGCAGTGCTCCGTGCGTGGAATACGCGAGGGAAACACATGAACGATGCCCGGCGTCGCTCCAAGGGGATGCATGCCAATTTTCAGGTCCATTTAGGTTCCATCCTTACATCTCGTGCATATCGGGGTGAGAAAACGACTGCGGGCAATGCTGCATCGGCTGCCACACGTCCCACGGCTCTTTCTGAGGGATATCGTTATCCGGGTCGGGATAACCCGGCGGCCAGTAGCCCTTGTCGGTGGACACCACTCGCACCGACCCGTCGCGCATGAAATGCACGTACATATGCGCGGGGTAGTCGTATCGCGCGACCGGCACGTTGGCTTCGTGCCAAACCCCACCGCAGTCCCGCCAGTTGTCCTCGCTCCAGCGCACCCGCACCATTAAGCCGGGCGTCCAGTGCGCCGGCAGGAGGGCGCAGCACACGATGCTTCCCCCTTTGCCCGCCTGAAAGCCTTCCGTGCCATCGACGGTGAAATCCTGCACGCTCAGGTGATCCGGCAGATGGTCGATGCCCGTGAGCATCACCTCTTCTTTCGGCTCGGCGGGCGGCGACCACTGACACGCGGTCAAGCCCATCACCACAAGCAGGAGAAGCCCAGCCCGCGCGCAGACGCGACCGCATCGCGGCGTCGAGGCCATCAATGGCTCTTTGATACACATCACGCCACCGCGTGCTTTGCGGACCACACCCGCGCGCGCTCAAGCTGTCGATCGTCCGTACCTTGTTGCACCAGTGCGATGAACTCGCTTGAGGACAACGCCGCGCCATGCGTCCGCCACACGGCCTCATTCACGACAACTTGCAAGCCGCCGTGCTGGATGTGTTGTTCCAGCAACCAGTCATGCGCTTGCTGTGTCCATGCATGTTGTTGTCCCAGATTGCCGCGCTGGGCCAGACCTGGGCGATGGGCCAGCGTGGCGTGAAGCAATTCGTGATAGCGACTGTTGCGGAGAAAGCTGTCGAGCTGGCTCGGGGAAACGCGCAGCGGCAATGCAGATATGGCGCCGTTCGGTGGACCGGGCGGGCTGAGCTCTAAGAACGTTTTGTCCGGTGCCACGAAGGACCAGCGGACAATGGGCCCTAGCAGGCCACGACACTGTTCCGCCGTAACCACGCCAGCAAGCACTTCGAACACGCGCATATCGGCGTAGCGCAGAAAGTAGTGTCGTGGGTTGTCGTGGGTGGTTTCGAGGTAGCGAAGCTGCGACAAGTGATCGCGCAGGCTCTCTAGAGGGCCGCGATACGTGAGCAAGCTTGTCGCAAAGCGCCGGCTGTCCTCGGCGTTGATCAAGCTATTGGCGAAGGCCAGCGCCGCCGGGGTTTCCGGCAGCAGAATCGGCCCCACGCTAGCGGCGTCTTGCCCTAGGTCGCTATAAAGATAGGCGGTGTCAGCAAGCGCCAGCGTATCGAGCGTTAGGCCGTGTTGCCGTAGCAGCGCACCGTCAAGAAGGTATGCGTTATTCATACCGGCACCAGCCCGCCGCCCGACGCGGCCGCGTGTAGAAAGCATTCGAGACAGAAGTCGCCCGGTTGCGCCACATGGGGCACGCCGTGGATGCCCCACACATTGCCCTTGCCGCCCTCCCTGACGATGGGGCCCTTTAGACGAATGGCCAAGCCTTCGAGGGTGACGCCGCTGTCGTCAATGGTGATGCTGCCACCCGGGCCGCGTATCGTCGCCACTTCACCGGCTTGCAACTCATAGTGCTGGGTTTGTCGCTGGATGCTCTGCCCCGCGCTAAGCTTGTGATGACCTTGCACGCTCTGTTCAACGTGCCCGCCCACGTCACTGATATGGTTTGCGGTGGTCTGGTCGCGGCGGTTGTTACCCACCGACTCGACGCGGTCCTTCGCGACGTTGACGGTGTAATTGCGCTCGATGGTAAGGAACGCATCCTGCCCCACGGTGTGACGGCGGTCCTTGCCGATAGTGACTTGTTCGTTGTCGCCCACACTCTCCGTGCGGTCGCGACCGATGCTGATGGTTTCGTCACGCGCGACGTTTTCTTTGCGGTCGTTACCGATCTGCGTGGTTTCGTCGTTCTTGACGGTGATATTTTGGTCACGCTCCGCGTGGACTATTATTTCTTCAGCGCCGCTCTGGTCTTCGAACGCCAACTCGTTGTAGCCTTTCCCTTTGTGGGTCTGGCTTTTGATGGTCATCCGCGTCTTGTAGCGCGGTAATTCGTAGGGCGGCGGATTGGTCGCCGGGTACGTGCGGCCGATGATAATCGGCTGGTCGCAATCGCCATCGATATAGCCGACGATCACCTCCTGCCCGATGCGTGGTATCGCCATATGGCCCCACGCCACACCGGCCCAGTTCTGGCTCACGCGTACCCAGCAGGAGCTGTATTCGTCGCGATTGCCGTACTGATCCCATACAAACTGGACCCGTACGCGCCCGAATTCATCGCAAAAAATCTCTTCATTTTTTGGACCGACGACGAAGGCCATCTGCGGGCCGTCGATGTGTGGCTTGGGGATAATCGGCGGCTTCCACTCGACACGGTCGGGAATGATCTCGGCGGTGTAGCTGTAGTGGGTGCCTACCGTGGCCTCGGCGCTGTCTTCTTCCTGGCTGGTGGCTTGGGTGCCGGTGTGCACCATGAGCGTCGTGCGCCATCCGCTGTTCCACGCGTTGCGCGGATGGCCGTCCAAATCAAAGGCATACCCCGGTTGAAGTCTAGGGTCATTGCCTGAAATTTTTGCGACTTGCGCGTCCCGTCGAAGCGACAGCAGGCGTGTCTGCGTAAAAGGCTTGCCAGCCTCATCTACCTTATAACGCCCCGGCCAGTCGAAGCGCTCGTAATCCGTGGCTTGATGACTCAGGTTGTTGCCGGTGCTGGTGTGGCGCTGACCGTACTGCGGGTGTTTGAAGCTGTAATCCGCCTGACTCTGAATCGCCGTTCGTACATTTTCGGTATAACGCAGGGAATCGATACAGGGCTCGGCCTGATCGCCGCCCGGCGTGGCGTTGTAGGTGACGGGGCCACCGGGGATCACGCCGTGGGTGTAAAGCATGTCACCCTGAATCAGCTTGTGGCCTTGGGCGCTGTGCTCGAAGGCGTAGTAAAGACCTTCCTCCCCGCTGAGGCGGGCGAAGAAATCCAAGTCACTCTCCCCGGGTTGGACGCAGAACTCTCTGGGCAGGTGTTCTTTCGCAAGCGCTTGTTCGATGTCGGTGATACCGCTGCGCTTGAGCACGGTTTGCAGAATTTGCGGAACGGTTTGTTGCTGAAAGATGCGCCAATCGCTGCGAAGGCCGGCGCGTGCGAGTTGTGGCTCCACAAGGACGCGATAACGCGTCCGGCGAAAACCTGTCGTGCCCTGTTCGACGCTGGAAATGATGCCGTGGACATAACGCACGGCTTGCTCGCCGTGCCAGATCGTGAGTAAGGCAGGCTGGTCCAGCAGGCGGCCGAAGTCGAGGGCGGGGTTTTCGGAGCTGAGGTCAACGGTCAGCTTGAAGGGGGAGGACAGGGATTCCTCGAGACGAAACTCAACCACTTGAACGGCGAGGCCGCTGGATGGTTGAAAGGTGAAACGAACATCGGCACTACGGGACATCGTGGAACATCCTCCGTGGCATGCACATACGCCCGGCGTGACTGCCGGGCGCAAAGCCGGGTGACGGTAGCGATGAGACCCAGGCAACATCTATCGGATCGGTCTGAATGTTGCGAAACGTGATGCCTATCGACGTCCCAAGGTCCGGAGAAATGCACCCGCCTCGACACCTAACGCATGAAAAAACGCTCGACGCCATGGTCACGTCCGGCGCTTAGGACGGGATTTGCCATCTCGTCATTTCCCGCTACAGCGTTGAAACACATGCTTCTTTTCCTGTCATGTCTCTGTCTTGCGCGAGTGATTAGCTTGCGCAAGACCGACCATAAGGGCATGTCATGCAGACCGAAGCCGCAGTCGTCTCCACCGCAACAGCACGACCAGGAAGCGGTCGAATTTTCGCCCTGATATTCGGCGTCATCCTGCTGGTAGGCGCGGGCTATGCCGGACTGCATCTGATGCAGGATCTATCCAGCATCCACGTGCAATCCATCGCGCCCTTCGTTCTGCTGGGTGTGGCGCTGCTGATCGCCCTGGCATTCGAATTCGTCAACGGCTTCCACGACACCGCCAATGCGGTGGCGACGGTGATCTACACCAACTCGATGCCGGCCAACATGGCGGTGATCTGGTCGGGCACCTTCAACTTTCTCGGCGTGCTCACTTCATCAGGCGCGGTGGCGTTCACCGTGGTATCGCTGCTGCCGGTGGAGCTGATTCTGCAGGTTGGCGGGCAAGCGGGCTTCGCCATGGTGTTTGCCTTGTTGATCGCGGCCATTCTGTGGAATCTCGGCACCTGGTATTTCGGTCTGCCCAATTCCTCCTCGCACACGTTGATCGGTTCGATCATCGGCGTGGGTCTGGCCAACCAGCTCATCTCCACGCGCAGTGGCACCAGCGGCGTGAACTGGGACGCCGCCATGGGCGTGTTCAGGGGGCTGGTGTTCTCCCCCATTGCTGGCTTCCTGCTCGCTGGCCTGCTGATGCTGTTGCTGAAGCAACTGGTAAAGATTCCCGCCCTGTACCGCGCCCCCGAAGGCAAGACGCCGCCGCCGTGGCCCATCCGCGCCCTGCTGGTGCTCACCTGCACCGGCGTGAGCTTCAGCCACGGCTCGAACGACGGGCAGAAAGGCATGGGCCTGATCATGCTGATTCTGATCGGCACCGTGCCCACGGCGTACGCGCTGAATGGCGCGGTATCCGGCGGCGAGGTGAAGACCTTCCACCAGGTTTCCGTCGACACGCAACGCGTGCTTGGCGGCATCGCAGGCAGCGTGACGTTCGATGGTGACCCGCGCGCCATCGTTACCGCCGCCGTGCAGCAGCATACGGCGCAACCAACGACGGCACCGGCACTCGCCCAACTCATCGGGCAGATCGATCATGAAGTCGGCAACCGCCCCTCACTCAAATCCGTGCCGCCCGATCAGATGGGTAACGTGCGCAATGACATCTACCTGGCTAACGCCGCCATTCCGCTGGTGCTGGCGCAACCGGGGCTCAGCAAGGAACAGACCGCCACGCTGACCGCCTGGCGTGGCCTGGGCACTCAGGCCATCCAGTTCATTCCGCCGTGGGTGAAGGTGGCCGTCGCGCTCGCACTGGGCCTGGGCACCATGGTTGGCTGGAAGCGCATCGTGGTGACGGTAGGCGAGAAGATCGGCAAGGAGCACCTGACCTATGC
This genomic window from Dyella terrae contains:
- a CDS encoding phospholipase D-like domain-containing protein is translated as MSYTQPMSHHAAPVHARLLAEQALSRAAGAPLLTGNRAELLIDAAAHYDAWLTAIRGAKERVLLENYIIRDDAIGQAFREALVECAKRGVFVAVVYDWLGCKGQSRDRFWAPLRAAGGQVRAFNPPQFGQPFGWISRDHRKLLVVDGTQGFLSGVCISEKWLGDPAKSIAPWRDTGVALLGPAVAELEHAFAESWANIGTPLSPFAAAAGDDTGNVALRVIATQPATAGMYRLDQLIAAMARKTLWLTDAYFIGVAPYVQALAAAARDGVDVRLLVPGSSDIPVVAGMSRAGYRPLLKAGIRVFEWNGSMLHAKTAVADGLWARVGSSNLNLASWLSNREIDVAVEDTGFAQQLAEQYERDLENATEIVLAPGRWRRHADHVQTSADRPPRTRHVGGSSGRAAAGALRIANTMGAALTDRRVLGDTATGPLLTGAIVLSLLAVVAVFWPAVIGWPLAILAAWLAMNFGARAWRLRRRFKRRAAELDDAG
- the xseA gene encoding exodeoxyribonuclease VII large subunit, translated to MRSSDDYSPDQAGPPPRQILTPSSLNRLVRDLLEDALPLIWIEGELSNVARPASGHLYFTLKDANAQVRCAMFRPKTTWLKFRPGDGMHVLVRARVGLYEPRGEFQLVAEHMEPAGEGALQREFEQLKARLDAEGLFDPARKRALPRYARRIGVITSATGAAIRDVLSVMSRRWPLADVEVLPVPVQGREAPPAIVQMLRRASASGRYDVLLLTRGGGSLEDLWAFNDEHVARAIHASAVPVVSAVGHEIDFSIADFVADLRAPTPSAAAELLVPDAHALQRHLHQLQQRLVTLEQRRLQSRSQRVDHLFARLQAQRPQARLARDRERLTHLHRRLLGVQREQAQIRRSQLERTHAKLLAQHPKLRLTLLQRRSAELMQRLRHAIERKMERDQLMLRQTGRALHTISPLATLERGYSILFDKDGKVLRSATGINEGTPVRARLADGELPLVVTKKDA
- a CDS encoding acetolactate synthase large subunit, which codes for MKAAQLFVKALEAEGVHSIFGVPGEENLDFVEALRESSIRLIVTRHEQAAGFMAATWGRLTGEAGVALSTLGPGATNLVTAAAYAQLGAMPMLMITGQKPIREHKQGLFQLVDVVDMMQPLTKYTRQIVSAPTIPARVREAFRRAEEERPGAVHLELPEDIARDTVDEAILLPTEYARRPAPDDAALVQAAEAITRAKHPILMIGAAANRQRTTVALRDFVDKLGIPFFTTQMGKGVIDEDHPLWLGNAALSDGDFVHRAIDAADVIINAGHDVVEKPPFLMRKGRRTVIHINFSSAEVDAVYFPQIEVVGDIAHTIERLTDALQPQEHWNFDYFNRVRNAFHKQLQDHARDDRFPMHPVRIVDDTRRFMPDDGMLCLDNGMYKIWYARYYRARQPNTILLDNALATMGAGLPSAMAAKMVYPERKVLAICGDGGFMMNAQELETAVRLKLDLVILLVRDDAYGMIRWKQAEMGYPDYGMLFGNPDFVLFAEAHGAHGHRPASADEFLPTLERAFNAGGVHLIDLAIDYSDNHRILNEEIPRLSAAV
- a CDS encoding aldehyde dehydrogenase family protein, yielding MLAKRYPYYLANQPQTSKETMDVLDKYSGKVATKVAVPDAKAVEKAIAAAVKATIPMREFKPWARQEVLQHCVQRFKERREELAYALCVEAGKPIKDSDGEVTRLIETFSIAAEEAVRINGETINLDIAKRLDGYHGYTKRVPLGPVSFITPFNFPLNLVAHKVAPAIAAGCPFVLKPAERTPIGALIIGEVLAETDLPKGAFSILNLDGKHAGPLVEDPRFKLLSFTGSQIGWDLKARAGHKKVTLELGGNAACIIDADQGPHLDHVIDRLVFGAFYQSGQSCISVQRIYVHESLYDELKKRLVAAVKKLKAGDPKKKDTFLGPMIDEAAAERLHGWIEEARKGGGNVLCGGKRKAAMLEATLMENVPTSAKAHRMEAFGPFALLTPFRNFDEVVAMVNDSDYGLQAGIFTDSLSNAMRAWNELDQGGVVVNDVPSFRVDNMPYGGVKLSGIGREGVRWAIEDMTELRLMVMRER